In the genome of Streptomyces collinus, one region contains:
- a CDS encoding maleylpyruvate isomerase family mycothiol-dependent enzyme: protein MIDHAHDLASVRDATERLLTAVGKLDNASVTHPSRLPGWSRGHVLAHLARNADALVNVLEGRPMYVSGEARDTDIERDAPRALDVQLADLRESAARFQESGAAPADWSRTVELRNGVTDSASRVPFRRWVEVELHHVDLGIGYELEDLPAEFTEREIDFLADRFAGHPDVPATRVTDGTRAWSTGRKPGGQGPEVTVTGPPADLLGWLAGRRDGSALTSAGGPLPALPPL from the coding sequence ATGATTGATCACGCTCATGACCTGGCGTCTGTACGTGACGCGACGGAACGGCTGCTGACCGCAGTCGGCAAACTGGACAACGCCTCTGTGACCCACCCGTCACGGCTGCCCGGCTGGAGCCGTGGCCATGTCCTGGCCCACCTGGCGCGCAATGCGGACGCCCTGGTGAACGTGCTCGAAGGGCGTCCCATGTACGTCTCCGGCGAGGCCCGGGACACCGACATCGAGCGGGACGCCCCCCGCGCCCTCGACGTCCAGCTCGCCGACCTTCGTGAGAGCGCGGCCCGCTTCCAGGAGTCCGGGGCCGCTCCCGCGGACTGGTCTCGCACGGTGGAGCTGCGCAACGGGGTCACGGACTCCGCGTCCCGGGTGCCGTTCCGGAGGTGGGTGGAGGTGGAGCTGCACCACGTGGACCTGGGCATCGGTTACGAGCTGGAGGACCTGCCGGCGGAGTTCACCGAGCGGGAGATCGACTTCCTGGCCGACCGGTTCGCCGGACACCCCGACGTACCGGCCACCCGCGTCACGGACGGCACGCGCGCGTGGAGCACCGGACGGAAGCCGGGCGGGCAGGGGCCCGAGGTGACGGTCACGGGTCCCCCGGCCGACCTGCTGGGCTGGCTCGCCGGCCGCCGCGACGGATCCGCGCTGACCTCGGCCGGCGGCCCGCTTCCGGCGCTGCCGCCGCTATAG
- a CDS encoding MBL fold metallo-hydrolase produces MTYSGEVTVGGPADVHELKDLMITKIAVGPMNNNAYLLRCRATDEQLLIDAANEADTLLGMIGGDGIASVVTTHRHGDHWQALAEVAAATGARTYAGREDAEGIPVRTDVPVDDGDTIRVGRVELTARHLVGHTPGSIALVYDDPHGHPHVFTGDCLFPGGVGNTHDDPKAFASLLHDVETKIFDALPDETWVYPGHGNDTSLGAERPHLPEWHARGW; encoded by the coding sequence ATGACGTACAGCGGAGAGGTGACGGTCGGCGGACCGGCCGATGTGCACGAGCTCAAGGACCTGATGATCACCAAGATCGCGGTGGGTCCGATGAACAACAACGCCTATCTGCTGCGCTGCCGGGCCACGGACGAGCAGTTGCTGATCGACGCCGCCAACGAGGCGGACACACTGCTCGGCATGATCGGCGGCGACGGCATCGCGTCCGTCGTGACCACCCACCGGCACGGCGACCACTGGCAGGCGCTCGCCGAGGTGGCGGCGGCCACCGGCGCCCGCACCTACGCGGGCCGGGAGGACGCCGAGGGCATCCCCGTCCGGACCGACGTGCCGGTCGACGACGGCGACACCATCCGAGTAGGGCGCGTGGAACTCACCGCGCGCCACCTCGTCGGGCACACGCCGGGGTCGATCGCCCTCGTCTACGACGACCCGCACGGGCATCCGCATGTGTTCACCGGGGACTGCCTGTTCCCGGGCGGCGTGGGCAACACCCACGATGACCCGAAGGCGTTCGCCAGCCTCCTGCACGACGTCGAGACCAAGATTTTCGACGCCCTCCCGGACGAGACCTGGGTCTACCCGGGGCACGGCAACGACACGAGCCTGGGCGCGGAGCGCCCGCACCTGCCGGAGTGGCACGCGCGCGGGTGGTGA
- a CDS encoding ABC transporter substrate-binding protein — protein MHPAPRALRRAAVAVVLLAAAVSCAPQPEEPGEPSSSAGSTCEKGELATRTSGKLTIATDEPAYEPWFKDGKPANGKGFESAVAYAVADRLGYAKDKVAWQTVPFNKAFAPGEKTFDFDINQVSISEERKKAVDFSSGYYDVRQAVVALKGSKAARAKSIAELKGVKLGAQVGTTSLDYIDDVVRPAQPAAVYGKNDQAKSALKNGQVDAIVVDLPTAFYITGAEVTDATIVGQFEQQGGTPEQFGLVLDKGSALTSCVSRAVDTLREDGTLAKIEQQWLSDAVDAPVLK, from the coding sequence ATGCATCCTGCCCCGCGCGCCCTGCGCCGCGCCGCCGTCGCCGTCGTCCTCCTTGCCGCCGCCGTGAGCTGCGCTCCGCAGCCGGAGGAGCCGGGCGAGCCGTCGTCGTCCGCCGGGAGCACGTGCGAGAAGGGCGAGTTGGCCACCCGGACCTCGGGCAAGCTGACGATCGCCACCGACGAGCCCGCCTACGAGCCGTGGTTCAAGGACGGCAAGCCCGCCAACGGCAAGGGATTCGAGTCGGCGGTCGCCTACGCCGTCGCCGACCGGCTCGGTTACGCCAAGGACAAGGTCGCCTGGCAGACCGTCCCCTTCAACAAGGCTTTCGCACCCGGTGAGAAGACCTTCGACTTCGACATCAACCAGGTGTCCATCAGCGAGGAGCGCAAGAAGGCCGTGGACTTCTCCTCCGGCTACTACGACGTACGCCAGGCCGTCGTCGCGCTGAAGGGCTCCAAGGCCGCGAGGGCGAAGAGCATCGCGGAGCTGAAGGGCGTGAAGCTGGGCGCGCAGGTCGGCACCACCAGCCTCGACTACATCGACGACGTGGTGCGGCCCGCGCAGCCGGCGGCCGTCTACGGAAAGAACGACCAGGCCAAGTCCGCTCTGAAGAACGGCCAGGTCGACGCGATCGTCGTCGATCTGCCGACCGCGTTCTACATCACCGGGGCCGAGGTCACCGACGCGACGATCGTCGGCCAGTTCGAGCAACAGGGCGGTACGCCGGAGCAGTTCGGCCTCGTGCTCGACAAGGGCAGCGCGCTCACCTCCTGCGTCTCGCGGGCCGTGGACACCCTGCGCGAGGACGGCACGCTCGCGAAGATCGAGCAGCAGTGGCTGTCGGACGCCGTCGACGCGCCGGTGCTCAAGTGA
- a CDS encoding amino acid ABC transporter permease: MTLDKEELGSGERDAADDYKPSQRRRDRERYRRARARRATAIGALSTLVTAVVLYLVVVSAPGWPRTKETFFDREYAREALPKVLEGLWLNVRLLLICGAAVLVLGILIAVARTLRGPVFFPLRFLAAAYTDFFRGLPLIINLMIVVLGVPALRLQGVTVDPVLLGGTALTLTYSAYVAEVFRAGIESVHPSQRAAARSLGLSNRQALRYVVLPQAVRRQVPPLLNDLVSLQKDTGLVSIGGAVDAVRAADIIVGRSLNYTPYIVAGLVFVALTIPMTRFTDWVTARMDRRQAQGGAI, encoded by the coding sequence GTGACGCTCGACAAGGAGGAGCTGGGCTCCGGCGAGCGCGACGCGGCAGACGACTACAAGCCCTCGCAGCGGCGCCGGGACCGGGAGCGGTACAGGCGCGCTCGCGCCCGGCGCGCGACGGCGATCGGCGCGCTCTCGACCCTCGTCACCGCGGTCGTCCTCTACCTGGTCGTCGTCAGCGCCCCGGGCTGGCCGCGCACCAAGGAGACCTTCTTCGACCGGGAGTACGCGCGTGAGGCGCTCCCGAAGGTCCTGGAAGGGCTGTGGCTGAACGTCCGGCTGCTGCTGATCTGCGGTGCCGCCGTGCTCGTCCTCGGCATACTGATCGCCGTCGCCCGCACCCTGCGCGGCCCGGTGTTCTTCCCCCTGCGGTTCCTGGCCGCGGCGTACACGGACTTCTTCCGGGGGCTGCCGCTCATCATCAACCTGATGATCGTGGTCCTCGGCGTCCCGGCGCTGCGGCTCCAGGGGGTGACCGTCGACCCGGTGCTGCTCGGCGGCACAGCGCTCACCCTGACGTACTCGGCGTACGTCGCCGAGGTGTTCCGCGCCGGCATCGAGTCCGTGCACCCCTCGCAGCGCGCCGCGGCCCGCTCGCTGGGGCTGAGCAACCGGCAGGCGCTGCGGTACGTGGTGCTGCCGCAGGCGGTGCGCCGTCAGGTGCCGCCGCTGCTGAACGACCTGGTGTCGCTGCAGAAGGACACCGGGCTCGTCTCGATCGGCGGTGCGGTGGACGCCGTACGGGCCGCCGACATCATCGTCGGCCGCAGCCTCAACTACACGCCGTACATCGTCGCGGGGCTGGTCTTCGTCGCGCTGACCATCCCCATGACCCGTTTCACGGACTGGGTGACGGCACGGATGGACCGCCGGCAGGCCCAGGGAGGAGCCATATGA
- a CDS encoding amino acid ABC transporter ATP-binding protein, with the protein MSGTLVLRMESVRKTFGGSVVLRDVDLEVAPHTVTALIGASGSGKSTLLRCANLLEEIDDGAIWLDDEEVTDPRVDQDAVRRRIGVVFQAYNLFPHMTVLENITLAPRRVHGVARAEAEARARELLERLGLGGKAGEYPDRLSGGQQQRAAIVRALAVRPRLLLLDEITAALDPELVGEVLTVVRDLKDEGMTMVLATHEMGFAREVADQVCFLEGGVVLERGTAEQVFGDPRQERTRRFLRRIVEAGRL; encoded by the coding sequence ATGAGCGGGACCCTCGTGCTGCGCATGGAGTCCGTCCGCAAGACCTTCGGCGGCTCGGTCGTCCTGCGGGACGTCGACCTGGAGGTCGCCCCGCACACCGTCACCGCGCTGATCGGCGCCTCCGGCTCCGGCAAGTCCACACTGCTGCGCTGCGCCAACCTGCTGGAGGAGATCGACGACGGGGCGATCTGGCTGGACGACGAGGAGGTCACCGACCCGCGGGTCGACCAGGACGCCGTGCGGCGCCGGATCGGCGTGGTGTTCCAGGCGTACAACCTGTTCCCGCACATGACCGTTCTGGAGAACATCACGCTCGCCCCACGGCGCGTGCACGGTGTCGCCCGCGCCGAGGCCGAGGCACGCGCGCGTGAGCTGCTGGAGCGGCTGGGGCTGGGCGGGAAGGCGGGCGAGTATCCGGACCGGCTGAGCGGCGGCCAGCAGCAGCGTGCGGCGATCGTGCGGGCCCTGGCCGTACGCCCCCGGCTGCTGCTGCTCGACGAGATCACGGCCGCCCTCGATCCCGAGTTGGTGGGCGAGGTCCTCACCGTAGTCCGCGACCTGAAGGACGAGGGCATGACCATGGTGCTGGCCACCCACGAGATGGGCTTCGCCCGGGAGGTCGCCGACCAGGTGTGCTTCCTGGAGGGCGGCGTGGTGCTGGAGCGCGGCACCGCCGAGCAGGTCTTCGGGGATCCGCGGCAGGAGCGCACGCGGCGCTTCCTGCGGCGGATCGTGGAGGCGGGGAGGCTGTAG
- the aroQ gene encoding type II 3-dehydroquinate dehydratase, producing the protein MPRTLAHAPIMILNGPNLNLLGQRQPEIYGSDTLADVEALCAKAAAAHGGTVDFRQSNHEGELVDWIHEARLNHCGIVINPGAYSHTSVAILDALNTCDGLPVLEVHISNIHQREAFRHHSYVSLRADGVIAGCGVQGYVFGVERVAALAGSGTAEA; encoded by the coding sequence GTGCCCCGCACCCTGGCCCACGCCCCTATCATGATCCTCAACGGGCCCAACCTGAACCTCCTCGGCCAGCGCCAGCCGGAGATCTACGGCTCCGACACTCTCGCGGACGTCGAGGCTCTGTGCGCCAAGGCGGCGGCCGCCCACGGCGGAACCGTCGACTTCCGCCAGTCCAACCACGAGGGCGAGCTGGTCGACTGGATTCACGAGGCGCGGCTGAACCACTGCGGCATCGTGATCAACCCCGGTGCCTACTCGCACACCTCCGTCGCCATCCTTGACGCCCTCAACACCTGTGACGGTCTGCCGGTGCTGGAGGTCCACATTTCCAACATCCACCAGCGTGAGGCGTTCCGGCACCACTCGTACGTGTCGCTGCGTGCCGACGGGGTCATCGCGGGCTGCGGCGTGCAGGGGTACGTGTTCGGTGTGGAGCGCGTCGCGGCGCTGGCGGGGTCGGGCACGGCGGAGGCGTGA
- a CDS encoding S66 family peptidase: protein MTSPTSPAYPPKPSAGDRIAVISPSSGLPGLFPLPYELGLERLRKEYGLEPVEYPATRTMDSTPQERADDIHAAFADPGIKAVIASIGGDDQITVLPYLDRELIRANPKPFFGMSDNTNLLAFLRTCGIVGFHGGSVMCELGRPGAMHPQTAESLRAALFTSGPYELRPAERWRDIDRDWADPATFDEEPETRPGSGWTWVNPDRVVEGRSWGGCLEILGWLLMADREVARDLSEYDGGVLLLETSEDMPSATEVFSTLRNMGERGLLERFPALLMGRPKTWSFEQPNSPEEAARYAADQRDAVLRAMRAYAPDTTIVFDVDFGHTDPQLVIPYGGTVRVDGPARRITVTY from the coding sequence ATGACGAGCCCTACCAGCCCGGCCTATCCTCCCAAGCCGTCCGCCGGCGACCGCATCGCCGTGATCTCGCCCTCCTCCGGTCTGCCGGGGCTCTTCCCGCTCCCCTACGAGCTGGGCCTGGAGCGGCTGCGCAAGGAGTACGGGCTGGAGCCGGTCGAGTATCCGGCGACCCGCACGATGGACTCCACGCCCCAGGAGCGGGCCGACGACATCCACGCCGCCTTCGCCGACCCGGGGATCAAAGCCGTCATCGCGTCGATCGGCGGTGACGACCAGATCACCGTGCTGCCGTACCTGGATCGGGAGTTGATCCGCGCCAACCCGAAGCCGTTCTTCGGGATGAGCGACAACACGAACCTGCTCGCGTTCCTGCGCACCTGCGGCATCGTCGGCTTCCACGGCGGGAGTGTGATGTGCGAACTGGGCCGTCCCGGAGCCATGCACCCGCAGACCGCCGAGTCCCTGCGGGCGGCCCTGTTCACTTCTGGACCGTACGAGTTGAGGCCCGCCGAGCGGTGGCGTGACATCGACCGGGACTGGGCGGACCCGGCGACGTTCGACGAGGAGCCGGAGACCCGTCCCGGGTCCGGCTGGACCTGGGTGAACCCGGACCGGGTGGTCGAGGGCCGTAGTTGGGGCGGCTGCCTGGAGATCCTCGGCTGGCTGCTGATGGCCGACCGGGAGGTCGCGCGTGACCTGTCCGAGTACGACGGCGGCGTGCTGCTCCTGGAGACCTCCGAGGACATGCCGAGCGCCACGGAGGTCTTCTCCACCCTGCGGAACATGGGCGAACGCGGGCTGCTGGAGCGCTTCCCGGCCCTGCTCATGGGCCGGCCGAAGACATGGTCCTTCGAGCAGCCCAACAGCCCGGAGGAGGCAGCTCGTTACGCGGCCGACCAACGCGATGCCGTCCTGCGTGCCATGCGGGCCTACGCCCCCGACACCACGATCGTCTTCGACGTGGACTTCGGGCACACCGATCCGCAGCTGGTGATCCCGTACGGGGGAACCGTGCGCGTGGACGGACCGGCCCGGCGCATCACGGTCACGTACTGA
- a CDS encoding MFS transporter translates to MPRLAAASLAGTAIEFYDFFVYGTAAALILGPLFFPTFSPVAGTLAAFATFGVGFVARPLGSVLFGHIGDRRGRRPVLVASLLLTGASTVAVGCVPTYDSIGVAAPLLLLVLRFLQGLGLGGEWGGAVLLAVEHAPAERRALWSSFPQVGPALGFLLANGVVLGLSSTLTEAQFAAWGWRVPFWAAGVLAVAGLWLRSSLTESPSFLQIDDHARVPLAEVVRNHWRLLLLTGGGLAIGYAIFYAVTTWSLAYGTEQLGVSRSVMLTCIMGAVLVKGALTPLAALLGDRYGRRPLCLAGCAAAALWMFPMVALLATGAPLPMFLGFLGAMLAFITMFAVIAAYLPELYEPRVRCTGAAVGYNLGGVVGGALTPIVATALAEQGGRVPWGVAAYLTAIALLSLGCFALLPETRPVRVGAAAEAPAG, encoded by the coding sequence ATGCCGCGCCTCGCGGCCGCCTCGCTCGCGGGGACGGCCATCGAGTTCTACGACTTCTTCGTCTACGGCACCGCGGCGGCCCTGATCCTGGGGCCGCTGTTCTTCCCGACCTTCTCTCCGGTGGCCGGGACACTGGCCGCCTTCGCCACCTTCGGTGTGGGTTTCGTGGCCCGGCCGCTCGGGTCGGTGCTGTTCGGGCACATCGGGGACCGGCGCGGGCGGCGGCCGGTCCTCGTCGCCTCCCTGCTGCTGACCGGGGCCTCCACGGTCGCGGTCGGCTGCGTACCGACGTACGACTCGATCGGCGTGGCCGCTCCGCTGCTGCTCCTGGTGCTGCGCTTCCTCCAGGGGCTGGGGCTCGGCGGGGAGTGGGGCGGGGCGGTGCTGCTGGCCGTGGAGCACGCGCCTGCCGAACGGCGCGCCCTGTGGTCGAGCTTCCCGCAGGTCGGCCCCGCACTGGGGTTCCTGCTCGCCAACGGGGTGGTGCTGGGGCTGTCCTCGACGCTGACGGAGGCGCAGTTCGCCGCGTGGGGGTGGCGGGTGCCGTTCTGGGCGGCGGGGGTGCTGGCCGTCGCAGGGCTGTGGCTGCGGTCGTCGCTCACGGAGAGCCCCTCCTTCCTCCAGATCGACGACCACGCGCGCGTGCCGCTCGCCGAGGTCGTCCGCAACCACTGGCGGCTCCTCCTGCTGACCGGCGGAGGGCTCGCGATCGGCTACGCGATCTTCTACGCCGTGACGACCTGGTCCCTCGCCTACGGGACGGAGCAGCTCGGCGTGAGCCGCAGCGTCATGCTGACCTGCATCATGGGCGCGGTGCTCGTGAAGGGTGCGCTCACCCCGCTGGCGGCGCTGCTCGGCGACCGCTACGGCCGGCGGCCGCTGTGTCTGGCCGGGTGCGCGGCCGCCGCGCTGTGGATGTTCCCCATGGTCGCACTGCTCGCCACGGGGGCACCGCTGCCGATGTTCCTCGGCTTCCTGGGGGCGATGCTCGCGTTCATCACCATGTTCGCCGTGATCGCCGCGTATCTGCCTGAGCTGTACGAGCCGCGGGTGCGCTGTACCGGTGCCGCCGTCGGGTACAACCTCGGCGGGGTCGTGGGGGGCGCGCTCACACCGATCGTGGCGACGGCACTGGCCGAGCAGGGCGGGCGGGTGCCATGGGGCGTTGCCGCGTATCTGACGGCGATCGCGCTGCTGAGCCTCGGGTGCTTCGCGTTGCTGCCGGAGACGCGCCCGGTGCGGGTGGGTGCGGCTGCGGAGGCCCCAGCGGGGTGA
- a CDS encoding calcium:proton antiporter gives MTARRRPLTAQWTTLVPLLAAVLLVFTWGRDLPAGVVVLVTLVLAGAVLAAVHHAEVVAHRVGEPFGSLVLAVAVTIIEVALIVTLMIDGGDKSATLARDTVFAAVMITCNGIVGLCLLVASLRHGTAVFNPEGTGAALATVATLATLSLVLPTFTTSKPGPEFSTVQLTFAALSSLILYGLFVTTQTRRHRDYFLPITRHGEVITDEEHAEAPSARTALTSLGLLGLALVGVVGLAKGVSPTIESGVEAAGLPQAVVGVIIALLVLLPETIAALRSARRDRVQTSLNLALGSAMASIGLTIPAVALASVWLSGPLVLGLGATHMVLLALTVVVASLTVVPGRATPLQGGVHLVLFAAYLELAINP, from the coding sequence ATGACCGCTCGGCGCAGGCCGCTCACGGCACAGTGGACGACTCTGGTTCCCCTGCTCGCGGCCGTGCTGCTGGTCTTCACCTGGGGGCGTGATCTGCCGGCGGGAGTCGTCGTGCTGGTGACGCTGGTCCTCGCGGGCGCCGTCCTGGCCGCAGTGCATCACGCCGAAGTGGTGGCCCACCGGGTCGGTGAACCGTTCGGCTCACTCGTGCTCGCCGTCGCCGTCACGATCATCGAGGTCGCCCTCATCGTGACCTTGATGATCGACGGCGGGGACAAGAGCGCGACACTGGCCCGGGACACGGTCTTCGCAGCCGTGATGATCACATGCAACGGCATCGTCGGCCTGTGCCTGCTGGTCGCCTCACTGCGGCACGGCACCGCCGTCTTCAACCCGGAAGGCACCGGCGCCGCACTCGCGACCGTCGCGACCCTCGCCACCCTCAGCCTGGTCCTGCCGACCTTCACCACCAGCAAGCCGGGGCCGGAGTTCTCCACCGTCCAGCTGACCTTCGCGGCCCTCTCCTCGCTCATCCTGTACGGACTGTTCGTCACCACACAGACCCGGCGGCACCGGGACTACTTCCTGCCGATCACCCGGCACGGCGAAGTGATCACCGACGAGGAGCACGCCGAGGCACCGAGTGCCCGTACCGCCCTGACCAGCCTGGGACTGCTCGGCCTCGCCCTGGTCGGCGTGGTCGGTCTGGCCAAGGGGGTCTCGCCGACCATCGAGTCCGGGGTGGAGGCGGCCGGACTGCCCCAGGCCGTGGTCGGCGTGATCATCGCGCTGCTGGTACTGCTCCCGGAGACCATCGCCGCGCTGCGTTCCGCCCGGCGCGACCGCGTGCAGACCAGCCTCAACCTCGCCCTCGGCTCGGCCATGGCGAGCATCGGCCTGACCATCCCCGCCGTCGCCCTCGCCTCGGTATGGCTCTCCGGCCCCCTGGTCCTCGGCCTGGGCGCCACCCACATGGTGCTGCTCGCCCTGACCGTGGTGGTCGCCTCGCTGACCGTGGTGCCGGGCCGGGCCACACCGCTCCAGGGCGGGGTCCACCTGGTGCTGTTCGCGGCGTACCTGGAGCTGGCGATCAATCCGTAG
- a CDS encoding TerC family protein, whose product MDVSMTLWVLTIVGLAALIAVDFFIGRKPHDVSIKEAGIWTVVWIVLAALFGFGLLLFAGGQPAGEFFAGFITEKSLSVDNLFVFVLIMAKFAVPSQYQQRVLLIGVLIALVLRAIFIAAGAAILASFAWVFYIFGAFLIYTAWKLIQEARADEEDEEFEENKLLKAAERRFGVADRYHGTKLWIEENGKRVMTPMLVVMLAIGTTDVLFALDSIPAIFGLTQDPYIVFTANAFALMGLRQLYFLIGGLLKKLVHLSYGLSIILGFIGVKLVLHALHESGVHVPEISIPVSLGVICAVLIVTTITSLRASKKQAAAEMAQGKSDGASKDSIDA is encoded by the coding sequence GTGGATGTTTCCATGACCCTATGGGTCCTGACGATCGTGGGCCTCGCCGCCCTCATCGCGGTCGACTTCTTCATCGGCCGCAAGCCGCACGACGTTTCGATCAAGGAAGCCGGGATCTGGACGGTCGTCTGGATCGTCCTGGCCGCGCTCTTCGGCTTCGGCCTGCTCCTGTTCGCCGGCGGCCAGCCCGCCGGTGAGTTCTTCGCCGGCTTCATCACCGAGAAGTCACTGAGCGTCGACAACCTGTTCGTCTTCGTCCTGATCATGGCGAAGTTCGCGGTTCCGTCGCAGTACCAGCAGCGTGTGCTGCTGATCGGTGTCCTCATAGCCCTGGTCCTGCGAGCGATCTTCATCGCCGCCGGTGCGGCGATCCTCGCCAGCTTCGCCTGGGTGTTCTACATCTTCGGCGCGTTCCTCATCTACACGGCCTGGAAGCTCATCCAGGAGGCCCGAGCCGACGAGGAGGACGAGGAGTTCGAGGAGAACAAGCTCCTCAAGGCCGCCGAGCGCCGCTTCGGCGTGGCGGACCGGTACCACGGCACCAAGCTGTGGATCGAGGAGAACGGCAAGCGGGTCATGACCCCGATGCTGGTCGTGATGCTGGCCATCGGCACCACCGATGTCCTCTTCGCCCTCGACTCCATCCCCGCGATCTTCGGCCTGACGCAGGACCCGTACATCGTCTTCACGGCCAACGCGTTCGCCCTGATGGGTCTGCGCCAGCTGTACTTCCTCATCGGCGGCCTGCTCAAGAAGCTGGTCCACCTCAGCTACGGGCTGTCGATCATCCTGGGCTTCATCGGCGTGAAGCTGGTGCTGCACGCGCTGCACGAGTCCGGGGTGCACGTCCCCGAGATCAGCATTCCGGTCTCGCTCGGCGTGATCTGCGCCGTCCTGATCGTCACCACGATCACCAGCCTGCGCGCTTCCAAGAAGCAGGCGGCGGCCGAGATGGCGCAGGGCAAGAGCGACGGCGCCAGCAAGGACAGCATCGACGCCTGA